In one Ferroacidibacillus organovorans genomic region, the following are encoded:
- a CDS encoding prepilin-type N-terminal cleavage/methylation domain-containing protein, which yields MRLNRSESFVTTQKVWIVQDGLTLLETLASVVVLSIFSTVLFLVLNFFLYNEQLSIQEQEATMLANQQFTIMAQQGALRTLQTTASQTVNYNGTTFRIALKNLTSIEPSYANGLVDVEVTVSWVTSFRGSVMTEKISLKQLFIR from the coding sequence TAATCGATCAGAAAGTTTCGTCACGACGCAGAAAGTTTGGATTGTTCAAGATGGACTTACGCTATTGGAAACATTGGCTAGCGTTGTCGTACTCTCAATCTTCTCAACGGTGCTTTTTCTTGTATTAAATTTCTTTCTTTATAATGAGCAACTCTCGATTCAGGAACAAGAAGCAACAATGCTCGCCAATCAACAGTTTACGATTATGGCTCAACAAGGGGCACTGCGAACGCTACAAACGACCGCTTCGCAGACGGTAAACTACAACGGAACAACCTTCCGTATCGCGTTAAAAAATCTCACATCAATAGAGCCTAGCTATGCAAACGGATTGGTTGATGTGGAGGTGACCGTTTCATGGGTGACAAGTTTTCGGGGATCGGTGATGACGGAAAAAATTTCTTTAAAACAACTTTTTATCAGGTGA
- a CDS encoding pilus assembly FimT family protein: MGDKFSGIGDDGKNFFKTTFYQVIHKMRLLQCRAVEMFQRGMTLLELLAALVISTLILGVILFIFSFEISSFNTVISRQHVYTSLDLVESQLQQFVQNMTSGSAHVSAVGVLQGTNVYGENVELRMTRLTNGQVTFQESEFTSSGTRIKRVTWNTPFVSFANSSITVQNNIIRFHLDVTAMDTPVVFRAVQNVQYVAGGGY; encoded by the coding sequence ATGGGTGACAAGTTTTCGGGGATCGGTGATGACGGAAAAAATTTCTTTAAAACAACTTTTTATCAGGTGATCCATAAAATGAGACTTTTGCAATGTCGCGCTGTAGAAATGTTTCAGCGTGGCATGACGTTACTTGAGCTTTTGGCGGCTCTTGTCATTTCAACACTTATACTAGGCGTCATCCTTTTTATCTTTTCATTCGAAATATCCAGTTTTAATACGGTCATATCAAGACAGCATGTTTATACAAGTCTTGATTTAGTAGAGTCACAACTCCAACAGTTTGTACAAAATATGACATCAGGTTCAGCGCATGTAAGCGCGGTTGGTGTTTTGCAAGGAACGAATGTTTACGGGGAAAATGTGGAACTTCGAATGACTCGCTTGACAAATGGACAAGTCACCTTCCAAGAAAGCGAATTTACTTCTTCTGGAACACGGATAAAACGAGTGACATGGAATACCCCTTTTGTCAGTTTTGCGAATTCATCGATCACTGTACAAAACAACATCATTAGGTTTCATCTCGATGTAACTGCAATGGACACTCCCGTCGTCTTTCGTGCAGTACAAAATGTTCAATATGTAGCTGGAGGTGGGTACTAG